A stretch of DNA from Gimesia chilikensis:
TGGGATCGTCCACGCCATCCCCGACGAGCGGTAGGGCGACCCGTTCGGTGTCGCGGATCAGGCAGAGCTTTTCCGGATCGACCTGAGCCACCCAGAGGGGAGATCGCCAGCGGATGATGTTTTTGTTTGTCTCATCTTTACGAGTGTAGACCAGGAACAGTCCGTCGGAATGAGTGAGCCAGTGCTGCTGCGTGGTGGACATTCCAATTGGCGTGCCGTCGTCAAACGCCCAGGCGGTCTTTCGCTGATAATTCAAACCATCCGGGCTGACCGCGACGTAGCCGTGTCCATCTTCGGCACGAATTGTCATGAAGTATTGGTTATCAAAGCGGGCGATAGACGGTTCGAGCAGGCCCCGGCCGACTTTGTTCTCCAGGGGCGGGCCGACTTCGCGAATCTTGAGTGTCGTGCCGTCAAAGGCACAACGTACACCGGCCACCATGCGGGGCTGTTTGCCCGCGCCGAAGGTGAAGGACATCAGGATATCGCCGTCTGGCATCACGAGTCGCTGTCCACAATTATTGGTATAGATCTCGGCACCGCGGGGATCATCCCACTGCAGGATCTTGCGTTCCGACCACTGGCCGTCTTTGTCTCGCGTGACGTAGACGGGGTAGCGGGCCAGCTGATCGCCGCGGGCAAAGCGGGGACCGCGATAGAAGACGACGTGCCCCAACGCGAGAACAGTTCCGGTCTGCGGATGATATTGCGGCGTCACATCACAGACGCCCGCTTTAAGACCGGGATGCTCCTTGACCGGATCCCGACCGAGTGCGGCAATGGGTGCCGGCTCTTTCCAGGTCTTGCCCCGATCCGTCGATTCAGTCCAGTGCACCTGTCCGAAGTAATCCGAGCCGCCTATCTCCTGCAGGTTCAACAGAAACGTCGCGTTCCCCTCAGCCCCGGGAACCATACACCCCCGCGGATGAAACCAGGTGACGCCAGCACCATCGCGATTGCGAAAGAGCGTTTCTTTCGAAATGGAGCCGATCAGCGGCTTCGATTCCGCAGCCTGCAACGAAGCCGTCCCCGCAGCAGAGGCCGCGGCCAGAGAACAGAGTGAGGTGTGGAGGAAATCACGACGGTTGAGAGGCGGGGTCATGGGTGGGACTTTCTGATGACAGTGAATCTGATTAGTGCTGTAACCCTTATCATGGTGCAGAAAACAGGCTTATGCAATAAAGATTTGATTTCGATGTCTTTGAAGTGCTTCCTGGTCCGGACGGAAACGCGATGGGAAATAAATGTGTTGGCCCTCATACGGTTTAAAGAAGCGGTTCATGGCTTCTCCTGTGCAGGCATCACGAATCTGCTGCGAATAAACCAGACGATAGTCCTCATCCAATGTCATCAGACCGCGATCGAAGGCTTTATCGTGGAGAGAATTCAGACAAAGACCATTGTGGGGGTCGGCTCGTTTCGCAGGATCTTCACTCCAGGGAATGATGTGGCTTGCTATCAAAAGGTCCTTGATCTCGATTTGCGTCACACAGCATCGGTAGTCGTAAGATGCCAGGACCGTTGAACGGAAGAAACGTTGCGCACGCCGCACTTTGGTCACACGCGTCGATTCGGTTTCTCCCTCGAATTGGACCACTTCCTCGGCAGGCTCTTCCGGAATAAGATTCAACTCTTGTTCCAGGCGCTGACTCTCATTTGCCAGGCCTTCCCAGTCAGAGTGGAATTCCTGCCAGATTGCGCGGTCCGCGTTAGACGCTCCTGAGAGTCCTTTGACACCCCGCTCCTGATGATATGGATCAAGAGATGCCAGGTTGCTCAGTTTCATGGCAACACTGGAGGCTGATCGACCAATAGACTGAGCCAACTTAATTACATCTTGATTACGATTATGATACTTCCCGAATGGTAAGCGGCAATACAGGCCCATTGCCAGAATCAGTTCTTCACGAGTCCAGTTTCGTGTCATGTCAGATTTAATCCGGGAGGTGTTGCTTTGGTCTGTTGACTGTATAGTTGAACTCTTAATCC
This window harbors:
- a CDS encoding sialidase family protein, with protein sequence MTPPLNRRDFLHTSLCSLAAASAAGTASLQAAESKPLIGSISKETLFRNRDGAGVTWFHPRGCMVPGAEGNATFLLNLQEIGGSDYFGQVHWTESTDRGKTWKEPAPIAALGRDPVKEHPGLKAGVCDVTPQYHPQTGTVLALGHVVFYRGPRFARGDQLARYPVYVTRDKDGQWSERKILQWDDPRGAEIYTNNCGQRLVMPDGDILMSFTFGAGKQPRMVAGVRCAFDGTTLKIREVGPPLENKVGRGLLEPSIARFDNQYFMTIRAEDGHGYVAVSPDGLNYQRKTAWAFDDGTPIGMSTTQQHWLTHSDGLFLVYTRKDETNKNIIRWRSPLWVAQVDPEKLCLIRDTERVALPLVGDGVDDPNNVALMGNFDVTNISPDESCVTVGEWMPRNKAKGDLLLGRIEWNLPNRSVPDFVKT
- a CDS encoding HNH endonuclease, whose translation is MTRNWTREELILAMGLYCRLPFGKYHNRNQDVIKLAQSIGRSASSVAMKLSNLASLDPYHQERGVKGLSGASNADRAIWQEFHSDWEGLANESQRLEQELNLIPEEPAEEVVQFEGETESTRVTKVRRAQRFFRSTVLASYDYRCCVTQIEIKDLLIASHIIPWSEDPAKRADPHNGLCLNSLHDKAFDRGLMTLDEDYRLVYSQQIRDACTGEAMNRFFKPYEGQHIYFPSRFRPDQEALQRHRNQIFIA